AGGTAATAGTTCCAGTCATTACCTTCATAAATCCACCAATATTGGACATCATTGATTTATTCAACATGGCAGCAGCTGAACTCAAGCTGAAAGAGCAACATAAGAAAATTGAAGAAAGAATTGAGAAGGTAGGGTTTAATCAATTGGGTTTTATATGATGTTTAAAAGAACTTGATATGATACGAAATGGGTTAGGGTTTAGggttgttagaaatatgttgtaggcttgatgatttttcaccaaaacaccatagtagatttaattaagtgtgttTGTAACTATTGACGGATAACCACACTTGTTCATTCGTTGatagagtagcttatgtttaaataagtttttgtagcacattcttgtatactgtaatgtcttagagaattagaggttataggatattctaagtcatgttgactactagaatgatatgtaaaattggttggctaattgtaaatattagataccttgtaattttgcataaatgaaattaTGTCAACTactatggaaatactttcaacggataattcttcaaggcttcgacggatgactcaagatactatcaacggatgatccaatagagactcaacggataatctacaaagtcttaacggataacaaattcaaatagcagttgatagtgacttgacagtcacatgggttgattgtatacaaaaggaatgtggtagcctattagCAGGTTTATGAGAACAAcgaagcattttcatttccatgcttacttgaagaaatacaaagatgttggatagagagataaagaaacatgtgattagacttagacattttattttatatatttgtCTTTTTTTATGTaacttagtgatatataaaccaaaaatAGCAAGTAGATAATAATAAATCGATTGAACTGAAaaatagaaaaagctacatcTGTAAGGAATTTCTCTATTTTTGCTTTGTAACTTTACTTGTAAGTAGCcgtgtgcattcttgcatcacagaattctcaatcaatatatatctggtggaaaagatcaaaacaccagaatttttttaaatctttgtgtttaattactttgtgttttgaatacTTATATATTTTGTTTCCGCACACTTGgatattcaaacacaaatatattttggtaaaaagttttcttaatttccaaaagaaaccaagaattacattcaatccccattcggtaattctattgttagattatttgggaataacaagGGTTTGTGGTTTAGGGCCTTTAGGCCCTAAACAAcaaaccctaaaccctaacccTTTCCGTATCATAAAAAGTTCTTTTAAACGCTTCTAAAACCCAATTTGGGGGATCATGGACCTAAACCATGGAtcctaaaccctaatttcatcGAGGGTTTAGGGTCGTTAGGCCCTAAACCTTAAGAACCGGACTTCATTTTCATGAGATTTTAATTTAACACTTTTTAATATTTAGGGTTCATTAATCCCCAAATTGGGTTTTAGAAGcgtttaaaataatttaatatgataCAAACTTTAGTTTAAATCTTAAACTGAGTGTTTATTGTAATGTGATTATAGGTGGCTTTATGGTCATTCCTACACTACTACGGGTGGCCATACCCTCCCTTTTATTCAGACGTTATTGGATGGGTTTGGACCATCCCAGTTCATATGGGAGCCTTACCCTCTCGATGTCATTGCTGATCTTCCAGCTTATTGCTTGACTTGTGAGCGTATTTGGCGCTATCGTGGGCCTTTGATATGTATATTCATTGTGGAGATTCATTGCTCTGATATAGTTTCTAGACAGTTTGGGCTCGTGCAGACTATTCATGTTGATGTTGTTTACTCAGAGGCAGAACATAGTACAAACTTGAGGGGCAATGACAAAATCAGATGGATTCAGAAACATGCAGCTAGTATCTCTATATGGGTGCATCGTTTAGATCATATATTTGTTGGAGACTCGATTGTTGCTTAGAGTGCAGTGCCCGAGTACGTATTTAGAGAGGACAGTTAGATCCATATCTCGTGTTGGTGCATTTAATCATCGCATTATAAGTTTTCTTCTTGTTAAATCAGTTTATTGTATATGTTGTTTTGCTTTCATAGTTTCATTATAAATGCTTTAGTAGTTCAGTTATTTAATACATGAATCTTGTAACATGTGTATTCCTTCTTTGTTGGTTTTTAGGGTCTTATGTTCAGGTAGATATTTGAGCGGACACAGGATGTTCTTCCTGACGTGTCTCATTTTACTGACCAATGTTATGATTTTGTCAGAGAGTACACATTACATGGTTTTGGTGAGATGCCTGTGGAGGTTCGTCGAGCTAGGCACTTGGAGGAGAGGCAGCAACTGGCCCGTCGAGCTAGACGCGGAGGTGCATGAGCTGCTGGTGGTAGACGAGCCAAAGTACTGGTTAACGATGATCCTATTGCTATAGACCTTGGAGATGATCGTCTACCATTACATACTTATTCTCATGATGTGCCTGAGTCATCTACTCATGCTCGCACTGATCTTATAGCTACAGATCTTGGGGATGGTCGGGATCCTCCTATACGTGTTTCTGTCGCTGatactgttaggtaatgaatacaacacagtggggtgaatgtgttttgaaTTTTTTTAGGGCTTTTTGAATGTTTTTTAGTTGGTGAATAAAGCAGATACGAAATGCAgcaatattatgttaactgaaaataaacagtgcacacaatattttaaaactcacataattttatattaaaatcaagctagtgttttgctacaaatcttGGGTTccttgtaagtaaagaactcagcttcttccttgagagagttatcTCTAAAGAACACAGGTTTACATAGCATGCAAtagaatgtactaaaccctactctaagttatctctaaagctttccatttctggattagtgtatctttacaaatcctgtgaatctgtgactttcctttgtcagttaatcttggcctttgatcttgtactcttcaaactgcttttgtagacttttcaatatAAATGATTgtattgtttgttgattgataatattGAATATTTAACTTATTTGCATTatgtacttgagcttcatatcaagatctccagtttgatctatagagaactgacatctcgataagtataatggcatatcgagatctcttaattctctataagtgttttgacttgtcgaggtctctgagttctcgaggtaactttgacttgtcgaggtctccaaaactctgcatgtagaaatgacttgtcgatattttaGAGATCTCTATGGGCATATTGACTTaccgatatctctgagatctctaatgaaatatttgacttttcgatatctccaatcttcatgtcttcatttgaaCTTGTTGATATTTCTAAGTTCTCCATATGcaaagtgacttgtcgatatcttcaatctttatatcttcatttgacttgtcgatatctctgggacttctcgataggccaatttggacttctcgataagtcattctggatttctcgaatgacttctttatatgacttgatctgtgacttttAGATATCTTGACTAAGAATGTGTTTCCAAacacagatttattcaactccaagctttttcacaatttctctgaggcatgatcttcttgatcttcttctagagtttattcttaagcttgagactgtttacataaatatactccagtctaatctttgacatttttacagacttaagtaatacaatacaaaatataaatttagattatcaatcaaataattcttagggctgtcaatttgacttagtcttgttatagtacatgcatgtcttgcacaacaatctcccccaatttgtgagaagattgcttatcacaaattcatgcctggtaacaagactaaccccaagttacaaagaaaaataaaacaatacatacaaaattgaaaaaattacaacttttatacattgagTAATTACAAGAGTTTGAAAGTTATATTCATCACACAAATTTCTCATAACTAGTTTTGTGTCTAATGAAGACCTTAAAGTCTACAAGTACTTGCAATTCTTCTATGATTtgagtccctcttagagcttccacaagcttgagccaatcatcTAATGGGTAACTGTTCAAGTAACCAACTCTAactcttgagaatctgccaactttAATGTTCAAAAAATATCCATActtggaaattctgctcatcccctttgcctcGTGTTCTTCAGATCTTTGCTCAAACATTTATATCTCTTCAATATATTTCCTTTCCCTCTCTTCTCTTTTAgccttttctttttctcttttttcttccCTTACTACCAACCATATAGCCAAAACAAGACCTCCATGCCATTGttccagtatccttatccttcagtaagaTGATCACCTTTTTAATCTCTGTGGTTGAAAATATGTCCATTAGATTTTTGCCAAGTAAAGTTTAAGAACCATCCTAATAGTAGATTCTAACTTTcctcaatgatacaacccaaactttgactatttctccagatagttgttgaaaataatcatcatctgtgatgcaccagttAGAGGTGGAAAATCATTTTGAGtaaaacagttccagatggccctctcagtaacttgcagtttctttgattttcttccaATAGATTTGAAATGAATTTTGGTTGGTGACTTGAATGAAGATAGGTTTGAAATTTTCTTTAGAGaagtttggcttgaggtgattggtattttcagtatGGTGTTTGCAGTGTGTTTGTAGAGAAATTCAGGCTTAAAGGTTAGAGGTGGTAGAGTGTTTGAGTTTGTTTGCTTAGAGGGTTGAGCAAGTTGAATTTGAATTGAttggacatttttcttatttctTAAATCATCCTCTTTCTTCTTTATTCTCTTCTCATCTCCTTTCTTCTCATCATTTCCCTTCTTCTTAGCAACTTCCTTGCTACCAGTTGCCTTAGAGGATGGACTTGGATTTGATCTATAAGGTTTCTGATAATCtttcttctactcatcatcatccaaattatccttattaatttgtgttaggtcacacacatactgtagagggggggtgaatacagtgtatagcacaatcaaatcgaactttaataactcaagtaacagaaaacaaactttattgaaacaataaactctgttacagtatggaactgttctatctcagtgatgaacaaatatcacgagagctgctagggttacaatgaataatcttctcgattgtgataacacttataatgtaaaccttatgtatgtgtttatataatacacagttacaagataatcgctaattgatatggaacttaattctgcttcctaaaatatatcaatcagatatcttttcttccaagtattctattcttcatagaattccttcttcatgcatatctcttcttatgtttgtctcgatcttctttcttttaaccagctgccttccttatctgaatgtccttcagtacttaagttctgatatccatcttctgatgattatctcctgataatataagtactgatatccttaagtcctgacttccagtaagtactgatttatcctgtttaagtaagatcttaaaactaaacataaatcacattagccatgacattatcaaatatatctaacaatctcccccaacttgtaaattagcataatatacaagtttaacagatatttgatgatgtcaaaaacattaagtacaaatgcatgagaatttgactagataactacaacttacagtccttaaagctttaccaatctttaacttctgataacaacttcagtctgtattcatatcagaatttaagtagttgtacatcttgacttggcttcatattctgatctctctgatgtcaggagttgttctgagatagttcttcaacaaacatctctcagcatatctaagttcatcaaccACCCTCCTTTTAGCaactttaagttctgcagtatcttcaccaatttgaaagattgcagccctgagatcattaattctagctttccttatgtcctgatccagtctgatcaaatatgccttgtcagactcaagattgaattccacagccctgtaacccagaaagatagttataatcttagcagaattgggcttcatctcaacaatatcacccttgtgatctctgtactttagatgatatgagctgtcagacttaacagaataaagccttttctgcttctgaatttgattcttcaaaaagtttgcagcactttctgttattttgtcattcacttgaagtaagaataatacatgttccagctcttcaaaatacttcagtggaatggcattttcccttatatgataaaccctaccatctatcatgaagtacaacaagatgtgttctttcaagtaggtatggtaaacaatttgtacagattctagttgattcaatctctcaggagttgctccaatacctggttcacttaaggaagttggatcattggttgtgttctgtattcttctttcatcagcacttcccaatccagttttatctcttgcttcctttctagtaaccactcttgcttcaaaaccacttgcagcagtcttcaaaggttgagtctatttggctttagtgaatcctggtaggagtatctttgaaggtttaacatgagcaatgtcagaggtttcctttgatatatcttctgatatcaagttaacttgagctatgtcagaggttacttgcttctttgagatatcagaactaactatctcttgactctgaacaacttgagccatgtcagaggttatcttagaaatttttcttgaagtcagagtaagatcagcatcttcatcagtaatttcttcattcacaggaggcacataaaccttgataggttcaccaactttctctttgcccttggaccttgtatctatctgcagttgtgatttagctttggttgcttcataatttgtcctttcttttatcacaatgcctttgagttttggaagtttctttttattagaagcttcagatttagatttgactttttctgatttaagtctagcttcttcttccatcagactctccaagtccattcctggattttccttaagaaataactgtcttgacatttcttcatcaagatctaaaagttcatcagaacttatccttttaccagtagcagaagtaattttttttccagcatcagaacttgtcctgtgacttgtgattttagcttttcttgatgagaaacctctaccttgactatgacctccacccattccagagtttccctagtcatctttttcatcatccttcccttttaGTGTCTTTTctgttttgcatttggacttaattactttctccccctttttggcatcaggaggtaagagaagagagcaagcaattccactgaggcttggatttcatcaagttgagattgctgagaagcttgatttttcaaaatatcatcaatctgagattgttgtttctcttgggtcttctcaatataagcaactctatcaaaggtaggttggaagaattttttcttgtcaattttctgaacttgttcttgcttgattaattcttcctgaattttatgtaactctgcatgagtagttgaatggagaccttgcagatgtttagtactcaatgcagtgactcgaagctgtgttttgaaatcatcagtaattaacatctcatcagcttttgttaagtgctcagcaagattctctgcagatggaacacaggtaactgagttccattccttagtccactcctgtcctgcaggagtttcactccaaggcactggtgcttcccttgtaacaaacttcttaaataattcacttttgtgaacagtttgctgaggtgcatgtcctgaaggacctgcttcatcattatctgtatttggagcagcatcaccagtatcattaGCATTTGTAGCATCataacttacagaatcagcatcttctgataaaacaacagtatgagaagcaattgaggcttcagcatcatcctctgagtgctgatctggttccaagttctgatcaacgtccatatcctgatgctcacctatattctgatcatcaacatctagatacagagaaggtgtagtagacaattctggagtttgagtagcatcagtaataggtgttgttgatggattaattgctgttggagcttctaagtaaagtacctcaggcacaaccaagttctgaatatcaatttcagcacttgtgcctggatcaacaggagatacagtcttatgtacaggagacacagatggtgtgttgaccttttctgtagcagcttcatgagttggagttaatggagaagcagtggcttcagcagattctggttcttgtgagatcagagattcctgatctccttccttagctgctgcttcctcatcatctgaaactggccttttagctctctgtttcttgtatctctttgaaggtggggattccttgggaggttcaacaggagtcatttttctaagccttttgagaagcttagatcccccaattccagaatccttctgagaaggaactttctcagcttctttaacaacaggttctgatgaagaaacctgttcctcactatcagactcatctctcagaacaatcctccttctcttctgtggtgtttgagaaacagtctttgtcctcttgggcttggaagatgaaggcttcacagtaggtgctaaggatgaaggttgagccgtctgtgaagttgagagatatgatttaagatatgttctgagggaaggttgaggaattgatgtatgagtggtatgttctgatggttgctgtggtgtttgggttgtggtggtgggttggacatcaggataaacagatctataggtttgaggatcagcatttaccaagatctgttttacagattgaggaatctgtaaaggtctaaccacctttttcttaaggtcagcaattaccaagtcattaaagg
This sequence is a window from Apium graveolens cultivar Ventura chromosome 9, ASM990537v1, whole genome shotgun sequence. Protein-coding genes within it:
- the LOC141685795 gene encoding serine/threonine-protein phosphatase 7 long form homolog — protein: MGEVTITLQDVGILSRLHVDGDVVISDVTPGPGMSWPTYVGEIFGSTPDPKKDMNGSRVRLTFISSCAPPHLPHDASACDIRFQVLCYLVHLCGGVLFTDYSGGLFHSIFLHFLRDLDICGDYACGLQFLHICIGSYARQAKRTLMRWLYGHSYTTTGGHTLPFIQTLLDGFGPSQFIWEPYPLDVIADLPAYCLTCERIWRYRGPLICIFIVEIHCSDIVSRQFGLVQTIHVDVVYSEAEHSTNLRGNDKIRWIQKHAASISIWIFERTQDVLPDVSHFTDQCYDFVREYTLHGFGEMPVEVRRARHLEERQQLARRARRGDLGDDRLPLHTYSHDVPESSTHARTDLIATDLGDGRDPPIRVSVADTVR